Proteins encoded together in one Peribacillus asahii window:
- a CDS encoding DMT family transporter — MIELSRKKMIIYMACLVLIWGLCWPIYKFTLSYTPPLLYAGMRALIGGVLLSILCFPKRKSIRWSENWRIYCVSALFNTVLFFGLQTIGLMYLPGGLFSVIVYLQPVLIGIFAWIWLGETMSAIKVIGLVIGFLGVGAVSIGGISGQVSLLGLALAMITAISWTLGVIYVKKVSPKVDSLWLVALQSVLGGVVLTGMGLGVESWSDIVWNSTYVFGLVFGSTLGIPVAYILYFKLLNSGETSKVASSTFLVPLIAVLFGTSFLGEPFTLSLFVGLILIASSIYLVNRPKKSEPEYKHTTLQEKI; from the coding sequence ATGATAGAACTATCACGTAAAAAAATGATTATATATATGGCATGTCTCGTTCTAATATGGGGACTATGCTGGCCGATTTACAAGTTTACGCTTTCTTATACCCCACCTCTTTTATACGCTGGGATGCGCGCTCTTATCGGGGGAGTATTATTGTCTATTTTATGTTTTCCAAAAAGAAAAAGCATAAGATGGAGTGAAAATTGGCGTATCTATTGTGTTTCTGCGTTATTCAATACTGTACTCTTCTTTGGACTTCAAACAATTGGTTTAATGTATTTACCAGGAGGCTTGTTTTCAGTCATTGTGTATTTACAACCGGTGCTTATCGGGATTTTTGCATGGATTTGGTTGGGAGAAACAATGTCCGCTATAAAAGTTATCGGTCTTGTTATTGGTTTTCTAGGTGTAGGAGCTGTAAGTATAGGCGGAATTTCTGGACAAGTTTCACTTTTAGGTCTCGCATTAGCTATGATTACTGCTATTAGCTGGACTTTGGGTGTCATTTATGTGAAAAAAGTAAGTCCTAAGGTTGACTCCTTGTGGCTAGTAGCTCTACAGTCGGTATTGGGGGGAGTGGTGCTGACCGGTATGGGATTAGGGGTTGAAAGTTGGTCAGACATTGTTTGGAATAGCACCTATGTATTTGGATTAGTTTTTGGATCAACTTTAGGCATTCCTGTTGCTTATATTCTTTACTTTAAGTTATTAAATTCTGGTGAAACTAGCAAAGTAGCTTCCAGTACGTTTCTTGTACCACTTATCGCGGTATTATTCGGGACTTCATTTTTAGGAGAGCCCTTTACACTTTCCCTTTTTGTTGGACTTATTTTAATCGCCAGCAGCATTTATTTAGTGAATCGTCCGAAGAAAAGTGAACCAGAATATAAACATACAACTCTCCAGGA